The stretch of DNA CGACCCGGGCGGCGTGCAGCTGCTCGGCGTGGGCGAGTCGAGCGAGGCGCACCACATCTCGGCCCCCGACCCGGAAGGCCGGGGCGCCGAGGCGGCGATGCGCGGCGCGCTCGCGGACGCGGGCCTCGCGCCGGCAGAGATCGCCTACCTGAATCTGCACGGAACCGGCACGCCGCAGAACGATCCGATGGAGTGCGCGGCGGTCGCGCGCGTCTTCGGCCGCGAGCTCCCCTGCAGCTCGACGAAGGCGCTCGTCGGTCACGCGCTCGGCGCGGCCGGCGCGATCGAGGCCGCGTTCTGCTGGCTCGCGCTGCGCGAGATCCGCGACGGAGCGCTCCCGCTCCCGCCGCACGTCTTCGACGGCGAGCGCGACCCGGAGCTGGCGGAGATCTCGCTGGTGCCGGGCTCGGCGTCCGCGCGCGTCGGCGCTCGGGCGCGCGTGATGACGAACTCGTTCGGCTTCGGCGGAAGCAACTGCACGCTCGTGCTCGGAACGGACGCGCGGCCGTGAAGGTGTCGCTCTCGCGCTGGGCGGCCTGGGCGCCGGGCCTCGAGACGACCGAGGCCTGGGCCGCCTGGGCGAATGCGCCTGCGGCGATCGGAGCGGAGGGCGTGCCGGACGCGAGCTTCCTGCCGGCCATGCTGCGCCGCCGCTGCACGCCGCTCACCCGCACCATGCTCGCGGCCGCCTTTCGCTGTCTCGAGGCCGAGGAGCTGCCGCGGCTGCGCAGCGTCTTCGCCTCTCGGCACGGCTCGATCAACGAGTCGATCGGGC from Deltaproteobacteria bacterium encodes:
- a CDS encoding beta-ketoacyl synthase chain length factor, which produces MRGGRARLRPRAPLQLDEGARRSRARRGRRDRGRVLLARAARDPRRSAPAPAARLRRRARPGAGGDLAGAGLGVRARRRSGARDDELVRLRRKQLHARARNGRAAVKVSLSRWAAWAPGLETTEAWAAWANAPAAIGAEGVPDASFLPAMLRRRCTPLTRTMLAAAFRCLEAEELPRLRSVFASRHGSINESIGLLGNVARGEKLSPAVFSHTVHNAQAALFSIAAGNTAASSSLSAQEDTWPCAFVEALSMLERDRDAPVLLVVGDVPLAETFAPLVDEPAVPYAFACRLAAAGSGPGIELSLAESTRPRARPPWPHALEFLRWWLSGAPELVQGARSTSFRFARA